From the Roseateles sp. XES5 genome, one window contains:
- a CDS encoding acyl-CoA dehydrogenase family protein, giving the protein MNFALTDEQQMIVDTVRAFVETEIYPHENEVERTGHVPPELGQDIARKCKEIGFFGCNMPEEVGGAGLDHTSFTLVERELGRGSMALTVFFGRPSGILMACNAEQREQYLLPAVRGDKFDALAMTEPDAGSDVRGMKCFARKDGDDWVVNGTKHFISHANIADFVIVFIATGEEDTPRGKKKLITCFLVDRGTPGFEIRDGYNSVSHRGYKNCILNFDECRLPSSQILGEVHKGFDIANDWLYATRLTVAATSVGRARRAFDYALNYAAERKQFGKPIGANQGVSFKLADMITEIDAADLLTLSAAWRLDQGLPSNREIASAKVYATEMLARVTDEAIQIYGGMGLMDDLPLARFWRDARVERIWDGTSEIQRHIISRDLLRPLGA; this is encoded by the coding sequence ATGAATTTCGCACTCACCGACGAACAGCAGATGATCGTGGACACCGTCCGCGCCTTCGTCGAGACGGAGATCTATCCGCACGAAAACGAGGTCGAGCGCACCGGCCATGTGCCGCCGGAACTCGGCCAGGACATTGCCCGCAAGTGCAAGGAAATCGGCTTCTTCGGCTGCAACATGCCCGAGGAGGTCGGCGGCGCCGGGCTCGATCACACCTCCTTCACGCTGGTCGAGCGCGAACTCGGTCGCGGCTCGATGGCGCTGACGGTCTTCTTCGGCCGTCCCTCCGGCATCCTGATGGCCTGCAACGCCGAGCAGCGCGAGCAGTATCTGCTGCCCGCCGTGCGCGGCGACAAGTTCGACGCCCTCGCCATGACCGAGCCGGACGCGGGCTCCGACGTGCGCGGCATGAAGTGTTTTGCCCGCAAAGACGGTGACGACTGGGTCGTCAACGGCACCAAGCACTTCATCAGCCACGCCAATATCGCCGACTTCGTCATCGTCTTCATCGCGACCGGCGAGGAGGACACGCCGCGCGGCAAGAAGAAGCTGATCACCTGCTTCCTCGTCGACCGCGGCACGCCCGGTTTCGAGATCCGTGACGGCTACAACTCGGTCTCCCACCGCGGCTACAAGAACTGCATCCTCAATTTCGACGAATGCCGCCTGCCCTCCTCCCAGATCCTCGGCGAGGTGCACAAGGGCTTCGACATCGCCAATGACTGGCTCTACGCGACGCGCCTCACCGTCGCCGCCACCTCCGTCGGCCGGGCTCGCCGCGCCTTCGACTACGCGCTCAACTACGCCGCCGAGCGCAAGCAGTTCGGCAAGCCGATCGGCGCGAACCAGGGCGTCTCCTTCAAGCTCGCCGACATGATCACCGAGATCGATGCCGCCGACCTCCTGACGCTCAGCGCCGCCTGGCGGCTGGACCAGGGCCTTCCCTCGAACCGCGAGATCGCCTCGGCCAAGGTCTATGCCACGGAAATGCTCGCCCGCGTCACCGACGAGGCGATCCAGATCTATGGCGGCATGGGCCTGATGGACGACCTGCCGCTCGCCCGCTTCTGGCGCGACGCCCGCGTGGAACGCATCTGGGACGGCACCTCGGAAATCCAGCGGCATATCATCAGCCGCGACCTGCTCAGGCCGCTGGGAGCCTGA
- a CDS encoding acetate--CoA ligase family protein, with translation MIRSLDRLIRPKSIAVFGGKEARRVIFQCDKMGFAGEIWPVHPREDEILGRKCYRSVADLPGAPDASFVGVNRELTIGIIRDLAARGAGGAVCYASGFREAISELADGDDLQKALVEAAGDMPILGPNCYGFINMLDGALLWPDQHGMLRIEKGVAVLTQSSNIACNISMQQRGLPLAYILTAGNQAQTGLADLACAVLEDPRVTAVGLHIEGFDSLQSLERLGLRARELKKPVVTLKVGKSEQAQLATVSHTASLAGNDAVSSALLARLGIGRVETLPELLETLKLLHVAGPLPNYDISSMSCSGGEASLMADAGEKRKVSYRALKDFQRQPLRETLGQMVTISNPLDYHTFVWGNREKQTAAFTTMMQGDYGLNLLVLDFPRLDRCDPVDWITTCHAVIDAAKAAGANAGIVASMGENMPEATAEMLMQNGVVPFYGIEEALAAADAAAGIGEAWAKPLSAPLLKAGTGEGEAVTLTEHDAKQALAAHGLPVPKGLTAETADAAAEAAETLGFPVVLKGLGVAHKTEAGAVKLNLSSREAVVDAAKAMAGVASGFLVEKMVGKPVAELIVGAMRDPIAGPVLTVGAGGILVELLEDSAILTLPTDEKAIRTAISGLKIAKLLNGYRGAPKGDIDALVAAVASAASYVVSNASIIEELDVNPVMVLPAGDGVVAADALIRLRKQS, from the coding sequence ATGATCCGTTCCCTCGACCGCCTCATCCGCCCGAAATCCATCGCCGTCTTCGGCGGCAAGGAAGCGCGGCGCGTCATCTTCCAGTGCGACAAGATGGGTTTTGCCGGCGAGATCTGGCCGGTGCATCCGCGCGAGGACGAAATCCTCGGCCGCAAATGCTATCGCTCCGTCGCCGATCTGCCGGGCGCGCCGGACGCCTCCTTCGTAGGCGTCAACCGGGAGCTCACCATCGGCATCATCCGCGACCTCGCAGCGCGCGGCGCGGGCGGCGCGGTCTGCTATGCCTCGGGCTTCCGCGAAGCCATCAGCGAGCTTGCCGATGGCGACGATCTGCAGAAGGCGCTGGTCGAGGCTGCCGGCGACATGCCGATCCTCGGACCGAACTGCTACGGCTTCATCAACATGCTGGACGGCGCCCTGCTCTGGCCCGACCAGCACGGCATGCTGCGCATCGAAAAGGGCGTCGCCGTCCTCACGCAGTCCTCCAACATCGCCTGCAACATTTCCATGCAGCAGCGCGGCCTGCCGCTCGCCTATATCCTGACGGCCGGCAACCAGGCGCAGACCGGCCTTGCCGATCTGGCCTGCGCCGTGCTCGAAGATCCGCGCGTCACCGCCGTCGGCCTCCATATCGAGGGCTTCGACAGCCTCCAGTCCCTGGAACGCCTCGGCCTGCGCGCCCGCGAACTGAAGAAGCCCGTCGTCACGCTGAAGGTCGGCAAATCCGAGCAGGCGCAGCTTGCCACCGTCTCGCACACCGCCTCGCTCGCCGGCAACGACGCCGTCTCCTCGGCCCTGCTCGCCCGTCTCGGCATCGGCCGTGTCGAGACGCTGCCGGAACTGCTTGAAACGCTGAAACTGCTGCATGTCGCCGGCCCGCTGCCGAATTACGACATCTCCTCCATGTCCTGCTCGGGCGGCGAGGCCTCGCTGATGGCCGATGCGGGCGAAAAGCGTAAGGTCTCCTACCGGGCGCTCAAGGACTTCCAGCGCCAGCCGCTGCGCGAAACGCTCGGCCAGATGGTGACGATCTCCAATCCGCTCGACTACCACACCTTCGTGTGGGGCAACCGCGAGAAGCAGACCGCCGCCTTCACCACGATGATGCAGGGCGACTACGGGCTGAACCTGCTGGTGCTCGATTTTCCCCGCCTCGACCGTTGCGATCCCGTTGACTGGATCACCACCTGCCACGCCGTCATCGACGCTGCAAAGGCAGCCGGGGCCAATGCCGGTATCGTCGCCAGCATGGGCGAGAACATGCCGGAGGCGACCGCCGAAATGCTGATGCAGAACGGCGTCGTGCCTTTCTACGGCATCGAGGAAGCCCTGGCCGCCGCCGACGCTGCCGCCGGCATCGGCGAAGCCTGGGCGAAGCCGCTGTCCGCGCCGCTCCTGAAAGCCGGGACGGGTGAAGGCGAAGCGGTCACGCTCACGGAGCACGATGCCAAGCAGGCCCTCGCCGCCCATGGTCTTCCCGTTCCGAAGGGCCTCACGGCCGAAACGGCCGACGCCGCGGCGGAGGCTGCCGAAACGCTCGGCTTCCCGGTCGTCCTCAAGGGCCTCGGCGTCGCGCACAAGACCGAAGCGGGCGCGGTGAAGCTGAATCTTTCGAGCCGCGAAGCCGTCGTGGACGCGGCGAAGGCCATGGCCGGCGTCGCCTCCGGTTTCCTTGTGGAAAAGATGGTGGGCAAACCCGTCGCGGAACTGATCGTCGGCGCCATGCGCGACCCCATCGCCGGCCCGGTGCTGACCGTCGGCGCGGGCGGCATCCTCGTCGAATTGCTGGAAGATTCGGCAATCCTCACGCTGCCGACCGACGAAAAGGCGATCCGCACGGCGATCTCCGGCCTCAAGATCGCAAAGCTGCTGAACGGTTATCGGGGTGCGCCGAAGGGGGATATCGACGCCCTCGTCGCCGCCGTCGCATCAGCGGCATCC